In Amycolatopsis methanolica 239, a single genomic region encodes these proteins:
- a CDS encoding SDR family oxidoreductase, with protein MGGVAIVTGAGSGIGRHVAQALLGAGYRVALAGRRAAALSETAAGAPDALVHPADVADPAQVSALFEAVADRWGRVDVLFNNAGTFGPAGDPDEIPVEAWQQTVAVNLTGAFLCAREAFRIMKRQDPRGGRIINNGSISAHAPRPGSAAYTATKHAITGLTKSLSLDGRPYDIACGQIDIGNAATEMTAGIARGARQADGRELPEPTFDVRHVAEAVRYMAGLPLTANVQFMTVTATKMPFIGRG; from the coding sequence ATGGGTGGGGTCGCCATCGTGACGGGCGCCGGTTCGGGCATCGGACGGCACGTGGCGCAGGCGCTGCTGGGTGCCGGCTACCGCGTCGCACTGGCCGGCCGCAGAGCCGCCGCGCTGTCGGAGACGGCCGCGGGTGCGCCGGACGCCCTCGTGCACCCGGCCGACGTCGCCGACCCCGCCCAGGTCAGCGCGCTGTTCGAGGCGGTCGCGGACCGCTGGGGCCGGGTGGACGTGTTGTTCAACAACGCGGGCACCTTCGGCCCGGCGGGCGACCCGGACGAGATCCCGGTCGAGGCGTGGCAGCAGACGGTGGCGGTGAACCTGACCGGCGCGTTCCTGTGCGCGCGGGAGGCCTTCCGGATCATGAAGCGCCAGGACCCGCGCGGTGGCCGCATCATCAACAACGGATCCATCTCCGCGCACGCCCCGCGACCCGGCAGCGCCGCCTACACCGCGACGAAGCACGCCATCACCGGGCTGACGAAGTCGCTGTCGCTGGACGGCCGTCCGTACGACATCGCGTGTGGCCAAATCGACATCGGCAACGCGGCGACCGAGATGACGGCGGGAATCGCCAGGGGCGCACGCCAGGCGGACGGTCGTGAGCTGCCCGAACCCACCTTCGACGTGAGACACGTCGCGGAAGCCGTGCGGTACATGGCAGGGCTCCCGCTCACCGCGAACGTGCA
- a CDS encoding NADP-dependent oxidoreductase, which produces MKAAAFTEPGGPEVLRAIDVPDPQAGPGQVRVRVRAAGVQPFDAAVRAGWEPPYATGLTWPRIPGNEFAGVVDQVGDGAAWSVGDEVLGFNVLGCYAESVVVGQDQITAKPARMPWTVAGGFTAGAQTAYLALRQLGVGPGDTVLVHAAAGSVGTAAVQLARLWGASVIGTASEANQDYVRSLGATPVVYGDGLEDRLRALSPGGVHAVLDGAGGVALDLSLALVKERRRVVTLVDHDRAESLGVQLVRGQRSADRLAELARLYDRGELSFLVRRTYRLGEAADAHREIETGHGRGKVVLTV; this is translated from the coding sequence ATGAAGGCAGCGGCATTCACCGAGCCAGGTGGCCCGGAGGTTCTGCGCGCCATCGACGTCCCGGACCCGCAGGCGGGTCCGGGACAGGTCCGGGTCCGCGTGCGGGCGGCGGGTGTGCAGCCGTTCGACGCGGCGGTGCGGGCCGGCTGGGAACCGCCGTACGCGACGGGGCTGACGTGGCCGCGGATACCCGGCAACGAGTTCGCCGGCGTGGTGGACCAGGTCGGGGACGGGGCCGCGTGGTCGGTCGGCGACGAGGTGCTCGGCTTCAACGTGCTGGGCTGCTACGCCGAGTCCGTGGTGGTGGGGCAGGACCAGATCACCGCCAAGCCGGCACGCATGCCGTGGACCGTCGCGGGCGGGTTCACCGCCGGGGCGCAGACGGCGTACCTGGCCTTGCGGCAGCTCGGGGTCGGGCCGGGGGACACGGTCCTGGTGCACGCCGCGGCGGGTTCGGTCGGCACCGCGGCGGTCCAGCTGGCACGGCTGTGGGGCGCGTCCGTGATCGGCACCGCGAGCGAGGCGAACCAGGACTACGTGCGTTCGCTCGGCGCGACGCCGGTCGTCTACGGCGACGGCTTGGAGGACCGGTTGCGAGCGCTTTCACCCGGCGGGGTGCATGCGGTCCTGGACGGCGCGGGTGGTGTCGCGCTTGATCTTTCACTCGCACTGGTGAAGGAGCGGCGTCGCGTGGTGACGTTGGTGGACCACGATCGGGCGGAGTCGCTCGGGGTGCAGCTGGTGCGCGGGCAGCGGTCGGCGGACCGGCTGGCCGAGCTGGCCCGCCTGTACGACCGGGGCGAGCTGAGCTTCCTGGTGCGGCGCACGTACCGTTTGGGCGAGGCGGCCGATGCGCACCGGGAGATCGAGACCGGGCACGGACGTGGCAAGGTCGTGTTGACTGTCTAG